In Paenibacillus sp. FSL R7-0345, a single window of DNA contains:
- a CDS encoding CpsD/CapB family tyrosine-protein kinase has translation MSQQPNKQRHLITVTNPRSPVSEAFRALRTNIDFSSIDERIQIIMVTSSGPEEGKSTVTANLAAAYAQADKKVLLIDGDLRKPTAHKTFSLSNRYGLSSLLSQQSNLSEVIQESGVPNLSIMTSGPIPPNPAEMMASNRMSMVLQELRQQFDVIMFDTPPLLAVTDAQIVASKSDGVIMVVSYGKVKRDIAAKAKANLDRVGAKMLGVVLNNVKRKASEGYYYYYYGN, from the coding sequence ATGTCACAACAGCCAAATAAACAACGCCATCTTATTACCGTGACTAATCCGCGCTCTCCAGTATCGGAAGCCTTCCGGGCACTTCGCACGAATATTGATTTCTCATCAATCGATGAGCGGATTCAGATCATTATGGTTACTTCCTCAGGACCGGAAGAAGGGAAGTCCACGGTTACAGCCAATCTTGCAGCTGCGTATGCACAAGCGGATAAGAAAGTGCTGCTAATCGACGGCGACTTGCGGAAGCCGACTGCACATAAGACGTTCTCACTCAGCAACCGCTACGGATTATCGTCATTGTTATCACAGCAATCCAATTTAAGTGAGGTTATTCAGGAATCCGGTGTTCCTAACCTGTCTATTATGACATCGGGACCGATTCCGCCTAACCCTGCTGAAATGATGGCCTCCAACCGGATGAGTATGGTTCTGCAGGAGCTGCGTCAGCAATTCGATGTGATCATGTTTGATACTCCGCCGTTGCTGGCTGTAACCGATGCGCAGATTGTTGCCTCAAAGAGTGATGGTGTTATTATGGTTGTCAGCTACGGTAAGGTGAAGCGTGATATCGCTGCCAAGGCCAAGGCGAACCTGGATAGAGTGGGAGCTAAGATGCTGGGGGTAGTGCTGAATAATGTCAAGCGTAAAGCCAGCGAAGGCTACTATTATTACTACTATGGAAATTGA
- a CDS encoding Wzz/FepE/Etk N-terminal domain-containing protein: MSAQELDLRDYFQIVKKRLLMIVSIVVVVCLLAGIYSLYIKKPVYEASTKIIVNQTQQVQTAASELDLNQINTNIQMINTYKEIIKTPAILDVVANNYPEFNTNAEELLKKVNVSSVNNTQVMTLVVRDNSYQRAAELVNAISLVFKQEIPSLFNVQNVSILNEAKLNPPVEPGPVEPNVVMNLAIAFIVSLMIGLGIAFLLEYLDDTLKTEEDIEKYLGLPTIAMITRLGQEETRGTEAQVQKQSRKAGELEHVTTAK; the protein is encoded by the coding sequence TTGTCAGCACAAGAATTGGATCTTCGCGATTATTTCCAGATTGTTAAGAAGAGACTGTTGATGATTGTCAGTATTGTAGTTGTTGTATGTCTGCTTGCGGGAATTTACAGCCTGTACATCAAGAAACCGGTGTATGAAGCATCTACTAAGATTATTGTTAACCAGACGCAGCAAGTTCAGACTGCAGCATCTGAGCTCGACCTGAACCAGATCAATACCAATATTCAAATGATTAATACGTACAAGGAAATTATCAAGACACCAGCTATTCTGGACGTTGTAGCCAATAACTACCCGGAGTTTAATACCAACGCTGAAGAGTTGCTTAAGAAGGTTAATGTGAGCTCTGTCAATAATACGCAGGTGATGACACTTGTCGTTCGAGATAATTCATATCAGAGGGCAGCGGAACTCGTAAATGCGATTTCACTTGTTTTCAAACAGGAGATCCCTTCCTTGTTCAATGTACAGAACGTATCGATCCTGAATGAGGCTAAGCTTAACCCGCCTGTTGAACCAGGACCAGTTGAGCCCAATGTCGTGATGAACCTGGCCATTGCTTTTATCGTATCGTTGATGATTGGTCTGGGTATCGCCTTCCTGCTGGAGTATCTGGATGATACATTGAAGACGGAAGAGGATATCGAGAAGTATCTGGGTCTGCCGACCATTGCTATGATTACCAGACTCGGCCAGGAAGAAACAAGAGGTACAGAAGCACAGGTACAGAAGCAGTCCAGAAAGGCAGGGGAACTCGAACATGTCACAACAGCCAAATAA
- a CDS encoding S-layer homology domain-containing protein, translated as MAAASVAGFPFSSEGLAKHLNGVASAASVSHDTVKNKIKAIYSNLTVTEATYLKAYSTEVAGLSQDKFDAIFAPVLGKLELNEQDKATSLKLFKSVSSVVYNVYADDFDALKEIRYDVDNVKLFNSIAAKAQVEGLTFDDILDFFFATNGVEAELRTLLGSKTNAELINIIANPESQKTLVKDAVYSVLQHKTGAGALTVSDAVYNLGITADDIVTTFNNVNAEIKSAKQAAQALALGYIRAYPLVSTGGNTGGGNGGGTTVTTPTTTPGIYDVSAQVTTVGGKATLNLVDANVLAAFDALVAANAGKTDLTLTLNLGTVSAAIVEVPLSKAIIEAAKAKGIANVAVTFNGLTVTIPVTQFGEAVTLTVSTEADTTVTSITSLKLASKVYSFDLTVGGVETTAFKQPLIIKLPLVNTTGLDKELLSVAKIVYGQLQYHGGVVDGDYIVEPRDTFSSYAVVENKVTFSDIANVQAWAGRQIQVVAAKGAIEGIGSGKFAPKSNVTRAEFSKMLIRALNLENSTATESFSDVASTAWYAPYVAVAAEKGIITGRNASTFDPNATITRAEMATMISRAVKSLNPAATTDASALSKFSDAAKISASLKDGVAFAASNNLVIGNAGKFNPNDTATRAEAAVIIYRTINFK; from the coding sequence ATGGCAGCAGCATCCGTAGCTGGATTCCCATTCAGTAGCGAAGGATTGGCTAAGCACCTGAACGGTGTGGCATCAGCAGCTTCCGTATCCCACGATACAGTGAAGAACAAGATCAAAGCAATCTACTCCAACTTGACTGTAACTGAAGCAACTTATTTGAAAGCCTATTCTACTGAAGTAGCAGGCCTGAGCCAAGATAAGTTCGATGCTATTTTCGCTCCGGTTCTTGGCAAGCTTGAACTGAATGAGCAGGATAAGGCGACTTCCCTGAAACTGTTCAAGAGCGTATCCAGCGTAGTATACAATGTATATGCCGATGATTTCGATGCCCTGAAAGAAATTCGTTACGATGTGGACAACGTTAAGCTGTTCAACAGCATTGCAGCCAAAGCCCAGGTAGAAGGCCTTACCTTCGACGATATTCTTGATTTCTTCTTCGCTACTAACGGCGTAGAGGCAGAATTGCGTACTTTGCTGGGAAGCAAGACCAACGCAGAATTGATCAATATCATTGCTAATCCTGAATCCCAGAAGACACTGGTTAAGGATGCCGTGTACAGTGTGCTTCAGCACAAGACTGGCGCAGGCGCACTGACAGTCAGCGACGCAGTGTACAACTTGGGTATCACTGCCGATGACATTGTAACCACATTCAATAATGTGAATGCAGAGATCAAATCTGCTAAGCAGGCAGCACAGGCCCTTGCACTTGGTTACATCCGTGCATATCCGCTTGTTTCGACCGGGGGTAATACAGGCGGCGGTAATGGTGGGGGGACAACAGTCACTACACCAACTACAACTCCTGGCATCTATGATGTATCTGCTCAGGTGACTACTGTTGGCGGTAAAGCGACGCTGAACCTGGTAGATGCTAATGTACTCGCAGCATTCGATGCTCTGGTAGCAGCAAATGCTGGAAAGACAGATCTTACCCTTACCTTGAACTTGGGCACTGTAAGTGCTGCGATTGTAGAAGTTCCGCTGTCCAAAGCAATTATTGAAGCTGCCAAAGCTAAAGGTATTGCTAACGTAGCTGTAACCTTCAATGGTTTGACAGTAACGATTCCAGTAACCCAATTCGGTGAAGCTGTAACTTTGACAGTTTCTACTGAAGCTGATACTACAGTAACTTCTATTACTTCCCTGAAGTTGGCTTCTAAAGTATACTCCTTTGACCTGACAGTAGGCGGAGTGGAAACAACAGCCTTCAAACAACCGCTGATTATCAAGCTTCCACTGGTTAATACAACAGGCCTTGATAAAGAGCTTCTGTCGGTAGCGAAGATTGTATACGGTCAACTGCAATACCACGGTGGTGTTGTGGACGGTGATTACATCGTTGAACCGCGTGATACATTCTCTTCCTATGCTGTAGTTGAGAACAAAGTAACCTTCAGCGACATCGCCAATGTACAGGCTTGGGCTGGAAGACAGATCCAGGTTGTAGCAGCTAAAGGCGCAATTGAAGGAATCGGTTCCGGTAAATTCGCTCCTAAGAGCAATGTAACCCGTGCTGAGTTCTCCAAGATGCTGATCCGTGCACTGAACCTTGAGAACAGCACAGCAACTGAAAGCTTCAGCGATGTGGCTTCCACTGCATGGTACGCTCCTTATGTTGCCGTAGCAGCTGAGAAGGGCATCATTACTGGACGTAACGCTTCGACCTTTGATCCAAATGCAACAATCACACGTGCTGAGATGGCTACTATGATCTCTCGTGCAGTTAAATCCCTTAACCCTGCTGCAACTACAGATGCTTCCGCACTGAGCAAGTTCTCGGATGCTGCGAAGATCAGCGCTTCTCTGAAAGACGGCGTAGCATTTGCGGCAAGCAACAACCTGGTAATCGGTAATGCAGGTAAGTTTAACCCTAACGATACAGCTACTCGTGCAGAAGCTGCAGTTATTATCTACCGTACAATCAACTTCAAGTAA
- a CDS encoding CpsB/CapC family capsule biosynthesis tyrosine phosphatase, whose protein sequence is MIDIHSHILPFMDDGAVDWEAALAMAQDAVKDGISTVIATPHHANGVYMNPAPTIGQAVELLNDRIQQAGLPLLVLPGQEIRVYGDLLDDLGQGELLALANTRYILLEMPSSRVPRTMEETCHELIIQGFVPVIAHPERNAEVASNPAKLERLIELGAVGQVTAQSLAGTFGSKLQKLSIDLCRRNAVHVIASDAHDNNHRPFGLSEAFKVVEKELGAVACDNLRQNSQKIIDNEELIRVIYSNSGKKLHRMFGFFSRKG, encoded by the coding sequence ATGATAGATATTCATAGCCACATTTTGCCTTTTATGGATGATGGTGCTGTCGACTGGGAAGCGGCCCTCGCCATGGCACAGGATGCTGTAAAGGATGGTATTTCCACAGTTATTGCCACACCGCATCATGCGAACGGAGTATATATGAATCCCGCCCCAACTATCGGACAAGCGGTAGAGCTGCTAAATGATAGAATACAGCAGGCTGGACTTCCACTGCTTGTACTTCCCGGTCAGGAGATCCGTGTCTACGGGGATCTGCTGGATGATTTGGGGCAGGGGGAACTTCTGGCGCTGGCAAATACAAGATACATTCTGCTGGAAATGCCATCTTCGCGTGTGCCGCGCACAATGGAGGAGACCTGCCACGAGCTGATCATTCAAGGCTTCGTTCCGGTTATCGCCCATCCTGAACGTAATGCTGAGGTTGCCAGTAATCCTGCCAAGCTTGAGAGATTGATAGAGCTGGGAGCAGTAGGGCAGGTGACTGCCCAGAGTCTGGCCGGAACCTTTGGAAGCAAGCTGCAGAAATTGTCGATTGATCTGTGCCGAAGAAACGCAGTTCATGTTATCGCATCGGATGCACACGATAACAATCATCGTCCTTTTGGACTTAGTGAAGCTTTCAAGGTTGTGGAGAAGGAACTGGGTGCTGTGGCTTGCGACAATTTACGCCAAAATTCGCAGAAAATCATCGACAACGAGGAGCTAATTCGAGTTATTTATAGTAATTCTGGCAAGAAGCTTCATAGAATGTTCGGATTTTTTTCCCGTAAGGGGTGA
- a CDS encoding non-ribosomal peptide synthetase module, whose translation MAQRLATEYVNVTLQMTEFQMNQFLLTADTCYISHRVKVAGGGEQVIVLEEAGGEEVRLTVENKHGIYVCTLSCRVVNAHLNNAVRKLFVTYKGTGTVNRIYKGFTMIYYYERGSVRRISELTASGSKLIYQHKHSLSEIVDVYKSDAIEREINELRRKADGLLDHRNQVQSNEELAEIDRKLALIAKSMFYLEA comes from the coding sequence ATGGCTCAGCGTTTGGCTACAGAATATGTAAATGTGACTTTGCAGATGACAGAGTTTCAGATGAACCAGTTTCTGCTCACAGCCGATACCTGCTATATCAGCCACCGGGTAAAGGTTGCAGGGGGCGGGGAACAGGTAATTGTTCTTGAAGAGGCCGGGGGCGAGGAAGTCCGCCTCACAGTCGAGAATAAGCACGGAATCTACGTATGTACGTTATCTTGCCGTGTGGTTAATGCACATCTAAATAATGCTGTCCGCAAGCTGTTCGTTACCTATAAAGGAACGGGGACTGTAAACAGAATCTATAAAGGCTTTACAATGATCTATTATTATGAACGTGGATCAGTGCGCCGGATTTCGGAATTGACGGCTTCAGGCAGCAAGCTGATCTATCAGCACAAGCACTCCCTGTCAGAGATAGTGGATGTTTATAAATCAGATGCTATAGAGCGTGAGATTAACGAGCTGCGCCGTAAGGCTGACGGATTGCTGGATCATCGTAATCAGGTACAGTCTAATGAGGAACTCGCTGAAATTGATAGAAAACTTGCGTTGATAGCAAAAAGTATGTTTTACTTAGAAGCCTAA
- the yihA gene encoding ribosome biogenesis GTP-binding protein YihA/YsxC, whose protein sequence is MKVNNAEFIISAVGPDQYPTDALPEIALAGRSNVGKSSLINRMINRKNLARTSSTPGKTQHMNYYRVNQDMYFVDFPGYGYAKVSKTQRASWGKMVEKYMEERETLKLILLVVDLRHPPTANDKMMFDWLKHYDLPLCVVATKADKIPKTRWPKHIKIMKQELGVLPGDNFISFSSELGLGRDELWALIEEYSRFDETEQSDEESLDPREPEDDVTAGQEVLSDEEAES, encoded by the coding sequence TTGAAAGTTAACAACGCCGAATTTATCATCAGCGCCGTAGGCCCTGACCAGTATCCAACGGATGCCTTGCCGGAGATTGCTCTGGCAGGGCGCTCCAACGTCGGGAAGTCGTCTCTTATTAACCGTATGATTAACCGTAAAAATCTCGCACGTACCAGTTCTACACCGGGTAAGACGCAGCATATGAACTATTACCGGGTTAATCAGGATATGTATTTTGTCGATTTTCCGGGATACGGTTATGCCAAGGTATCCAAGACCCAGCGGGCCTCATGGGGCAAAATGGTTGAGAAGTACATGGAAGAGCGCGAGACGTTGAAGCTCATTCTGCTGGTCGTAGATCTGCGTCATCCTCCGACGGCGAATGATAAAATGATGTTTGACTGGCTTAAGCATTATGATCTGCCGCTCTGTGTCGTAGCGACCAAGGCAGACAAGATTCCCAAGACACGCTGGCCCAAGCATATCAAGATTATGAAGCAGGAGCTTGGCGTATTGCCTGGCGATAATTTCATTTCATTTTCGTCCGAGCTTGGACTTGGACGGGATGAGCTGTGGGCTCTAATTGAAGAGTACAGCAGATTTGATGAAACGGAACAGTCAGATGAGGAGTCTTTGGACCCGCGGGAACCGGAAGATGATGTAACCGCCGGTCAGGAAGTACTGTCTGATGAGGAAGCCGAGTCCTGA
- the lon gene encoding endopeptidase La, which yields MIPNKSKGRRFPLLPLRGLLVYPSMVLHLDVGREKSVRALEKAMVEDNLILLCSQSEVNIEEPGQEDIFRVGTVANVRQMLKLPNGTIRVLVEGVERAEIIHYTDNEEFYEVMARELPEQEDVDQESDALMRTVLSQFEHYITLSKKVTPETLAAVSDIEEPGRLADVITSHLALKIKDKQEILETIDVSKRLEKLLDILNNEREVLELERKINQRVKKQMEKTQKEYYLREQMKAIQKELGEKEGRAGEAEELRSQMQEKNLPERVQEKIEKEIDRLEKMPASSAEGSVIRNYVDWLLGLPWSEETEDDLDIVKAEQVLDADHYGLEKPKERVLEYLAVQKLVKELKGPILCLVGPPGVGKTSLARSIARSLNRKFVRISLGGVRDEAEIRGHRRTYVGAMPGRIIQGMKTAGSLNPVFLLDEIDKMASDFRGDPSAALLEVLDPEQNNTFSDHFVELPFDLSKVMFVTTANAVHNIPRPLLDRMEMLYIPGYTELEKLQIASRYLLPKQRKNHGLEDAQLVIEDDTLLKIVREYTRESGVRNLEQQIAALCRKAAKQIVSSEKDNVTVLPAEVKDYLGESKFRYGMAELEDQIGTVTGLAWTEVGGDTLLIEVTVVQGTGKLTLTGKLGDVMKESAQAAFSYTRSKAEELGLAPDFHEKNDIHIHIPEGAIPKDGPSAGITIATALISALTKRYVSKDVAMTGEITLRGRVLPIGGLKEKSLAAHRAGYKKILLPKDNERDLKDIPESVRNDVEFIPVSHMDQVLQHALVDQQASLSSKAPSSVH from the coding sequence ATGATACCCAATAAATCCAAAGGTCGTCGTTTTCCTTTATTGCCGCTTAGAGGTCTTCTTGTGTACCCTAGCATGGTTCTGCACCTTGATGTAGGGCGCGAGAAGTCCGTTCGTGCACTGGAAAAAGCTATGGTTGAAGATAACCTGATCCTCCTCTGCTCCCAGTCAGAAGTGAATATTGAGGAGCCTGGACAAGAAGATATTTTTCGGGTCGGTACCGTCGCCAACGTGCGGCAGATGCTGAAGCTTCCGAACGGCACAATCCGTGTGCTGGTTGAAGGAGTGGAACGGGCCGAAATTATTCATTATACGGATAATGAGGAGTTTTACGAGGTTATGGCACGCGAGCTGCCGGAGCAGGAGGATGTCGATCAGGAGAGCGACGCCTTGATGCGTACGGTGCTCAGCCAATTTGAGCATTACATTACTCTATCCAAAAAGGTTACTCCAGAGACTCTGGCAGCTGTATCCGATATTGAAGAGCCTGGGCGTCTGGCTGATGTCATTACAAGCCACCTGGCGCTGAAGATCAAGGATAAGCAGGAGATTCTGGAAACCATCGATGTCAGCAAACGTCTGGAGAAGCTGCTCGACATTCTCAATAATGAGCGTGAAGTGCTGGAGCTTGAGCGTAAGATTAACCAGCGCGTGAAGAAGCAGATGGAGAAGACCCAGAAGGAATATTATCTGCGCGAGCAGATGAAAGCGATCCAGAAGGAGCTCGGTGAGAAGGAAGGCCGGGCTGGTGAAGCCGAAGAGCTACGCTCGCAAATGCAGGAGAAGAACCTGCCGGAGCGGGTACAGGAGAAGATTGAGAAGGAAATCGACCGTCTGGAGAAAATGCCGGCAAGCTCGGCCGAAGGCAGCGTTATCCGCAACTATGTGGATTGGCTGCTTGGTCTGCCCTGGAGTGAAGAGACGGAAGATGATCTTGATATTGTAAAAGCGGAACAGGTGCTGGATGCCGATCACTATGGCCTTGAGAAGCCTAAGGAACGCGTCCTGGAATACTTGGCTGTGCAGAAGCTGGTCAAGGAATTGAAGGGGCCGATTCTCTGTCTGGTTGGACCTCCGGGTGTCGGCAAAACCTCACTGGCACGCTCCATTGCCCGTTCACTGAATCGTAAGTTCGTCCGCATTTCACTTGGCGGTGTGCGTGATGAAGCTGAGATCCGCGGCCACCGCCGTACTTATGTCGGTGCAATGCCCGGCCGGATCATTCAAGGAATGAAGACAGCCGGAAGCCTTAATCCGGTCTTCCTGCTCGATGAAATCGACAAGATGGCTTCTGACTTCCGCGGCGACCCGTCCGCAGCCTTGCTCGAAGTACTTGATCCCGAACAGAACAATACGTTCAGCGACCACTTCGTGGAGCTGCCGTTCGACCTTTCGAAGGTTATGTTCGTGACTACAGCAAATGCGGTACACAACATCCCCCGTCCGCTGCTCGACCGGATGGAGATGCTGTATATCCCCGGCTATACGGAGCTTGAGAAGCTGCAGATTGCAAGCCGCTACCTGCTGCCGAAGCAGCGCAAGAATCACGGCCTGGAAGATGCACAGTTAGTAATTGAAGATGATACTCTGCTGAAAATTGTCCGCGAATACACCCGTGAATCCGGAGTGCGTAACCTGGAACAGCAAATAGCTGCACTCTGCCGTAAGGCTGCGAAGCAGATTGTATCCAGTGAGAAGGATAATGTTACGGTCCTTCCGGCAGAAGTTAAGGATTACTTAGGTGAATCCAAGTTCCGTTATGGAATGGCTGAGCTGGAGGACCAGATCGGAACCGTAACTGGGCTGGCTTGGACTGAAGTCGGCGGCGACACACTGCTGATCGAAGTAACGGTCGTTCAGGGAACAGGCAAGCTGACGCTTACCGGTAAACTGGGCGATGTCATGAAGGAATCCGCGCAGGCTGCATTCAGCTATACCCGTTCCAAGGCAGAGGAGCTGGGACTCGCCCCGGACTTCCACGAGAAGAACGATATCCACATCCATATACCGGAGGGTGCCATACCTAAGGATGGACCGTCTGCGGGGATTACAATTGCTACAGCGTTAATCTCTGCACTCACCAAACGTTATGTCTCTAAGGATGTAGCAATGACTGGTGAAATTACGCTTCGCGGACGTGTTCTGCCAATTGGCGGACTCAAAGAGAAGTCACTGGCCGCCCACCGGGCCGGCTACAAAAAAATTCTGCTGCCTAAAGACAACGAACGCGATCTCAAGGATATCCCTGAGAGCGTACGTAATGACGTGGAGTTTATACCGGTATCTCACATGGACCAGGTACTCCAGCATGCGCTTGTAGATCAGCAGGCAAGCCTAAGCAGTAAAGCGCCGAGTAGTGTGCATTAG
- a CDS encoding acetyltransferase yields MKVVVFGSGGHAKVAMEILQITGYEVVGFLDDDLNRHGDIIKDLPVVGGREQLDSLKDAGVTGVFIGIGNNKVRKDIADYLKDEPFECVNAIHPKANIYDSAKLGKGLFIAPGVVVGVDSVINDYSIINSGATIGHDTVVCHGADICPGVNIAGNVTVGEYTQVGIGSRVIQGLSLGENSIIGAGSIVVRDIPSNVVAFGNPARVTRELDNAEHS; encoded by the coding sequence ATGAAAGTGGTTGTGTTTGGTTCGGGAGGTCATGCAAAAGTTGCTATGGAGATATTGCAAATAACGGGTTATGAAGTAGTGGGGTTTCTTGACGATGATTTGAACAGACATGGAGATATCATTAAAGATCTTCCTGTTGTAGGGGGGAGGGAACAGTTAGATTCATTAAAAGACGCTGGAGTAACAGGCGTGTTTATCGGGATAGGAAATAACAAAGTTAGAAAGGATATTGCTGACTATTTAAAAGATGAACCTTTTGAATGTGTGAATGCGATTCATCCAAAAGCGAATATATATGATTCTGCGAAACTTGGGAAAGGTTTGTTTATTGCTCCGGGTGTAGTGGTTGGTGTAGATTCAGTGATTAATGATTACTCGATAATTAATAGTGGTGCAACCATCGGGCATGATACAGTTGTCTGTCATGGTGCAGATATTTGCCCAGGTGTGAATATAGCTGGAAACGTGACGGTTGGGGAGTACACACAAGTAGGTATAGGGTCGAGAGTAATTCAAGGACTGTCACTAGGAGAAAACTCAATTATTGGAGCGGGTTCAATTGTGGTGAGGGATATACCAAGTAACGTAGTTGCATTCGGGAATCCGGCGAGAGTGACGAGAGAGCTTGATAATGCAGAACATTCATAA
- the lonB gene encoding ATP-dependent protease LonB, which translates to MQLGILLMIVQLFFALVIGVYFWNLLRGQKTNKTAVDRESRKELDKLRKMRMISLTKPLSEKTRPATIGDIVGQKDGLRALKAALCSANPQHVIIYGPPGVGKTAAARVVMEEAKKNALSPFKHDAKFTEIDATTARFDERGIADPLIGSVHDPIYQGAGAMGIAGVPQPKPGAVTKAHGGILFLDEIGELHPIQMNKLLKVLEDRKVLLESAYYNSEDSNTPAYIHDIFQNGLPADFRLVGATTRSPDEISPALRSRCMEIYFRPLLPEEIEVIARDAIQKIGLKPSPEAVAVVQQYATNGREAVNMIQLAAGLALTEQRDTLSAAEVEWVAGSSQLPLRTERKIPTSPQIGLVNGLAVYGPGMGTLLEIEVSAAPAKNGQGRLNITGVVDEEEIGGGSRTIRRKSMAKGSVENVLTVLRMMNLEPDCYDLHVNFPGGTPIDGPSAGVAMAVAIVSAIRQLPVDNTVAITGEIGIHGRVKPVGGVIAKVEAAFQAGATTVFIPKDNWQSLFADVAPLQVIPVDTVDEVFRHLFGAGTADVRLPAVSGETFSSASLLKADAAGESAQA; encoded by the coding sequence ATGCAATTAGGTATATTGCTGATGATCGTGCAGCTCTTTTTCGCGCTGGTTATCGGCGTTTATTTTTGGAATCTGCTGCGTGGACAAAAGACCAACAAGACCGCGGTGGACCGGGAGTCGCGCAAGGAGCTGGATAAGCTGCGGAAAATGCGGATGATCTCCCTGACCAAACCGCTTTCGGAGAAGACGCGACCGGCAACAATAGGAGATATCGTCGGGCAAAAGGACGGGCTGCGCGCGCTCAAAGCGGCGCTCTGCAGCGCGAATCCCCAGCATGTGATCATCTACGGGCCGCCGGGAGTCGGCAAAACTGCGGCAGCCCGGGTCGTGATGGAAGAGGCGAAGAAGAACGCGCTCTCGCCTTTTAAGCATGATGCCAAATTTACGGAGATTGATGCGACTACGGCGCGTTTTGACGAACGGGGGATTGCCGATCCGCTGATCGGTTCGGTGCATGATCCTATTTATCAGGGCGCGGGGGCGATGGGTATTGCCGGAGTACCGCAGCCGAAGCCGGGGGCAGTGACGAAGGCGCATGGGGGCATCCTGTTCCTGGACGAGATTGGTGAGCTGCATCCCATCCAGATGAACAAGCTGCTCAAGGTGCTGGAGGACCGCAAGGTGCTGCTGGAGAGTGCCTACTATAATTCGGAGGACAGTAATACGCCGGCTTATATCCATGACATTTTTCAAAATGGCCTGCCTGCCGATTTCCGGCTGGTAGGAGCCACAACGCGGTCACCGGATGAAATATCACCGGCCCTGCGTTCCCGCTGCATGGAGATCTACTTCCGGCCGCTGCTGCCGGAGGAGATTGAGGTGATCGCCCGGGATGCGATCCAGAAGATCGGCCTAAAGCCGAGTCCGGAGGCGGTGGCTGTAGTCCAGCAGTACGCGACAAACGGCCGCGAAGCCGTGAATATGATCCAGCTGGCCGCCGGGCTGGCGCTGACCGAGCAGCGGGACACGCTGAGTGCCGCTGAAGTCGAATGGGTAGCCGGCAGCAGCCAGCTGCCGCTGCGCACCGAGCGCAAGATCCCGACCTCCCCGCAGATCGGACTGGTTAACGGGCTGGCCGTCTACGGCCCCGGTATGGGCACACTGCTGGAGATTGAGGTATCTGCCGCACCTGCAAAGAACGGGCAGGGCAGACTGAACATCACTGGTGTCGTCGACGAAGAAGAAATTGGCGGCGGCTCACGAACAATCCGCCGTAAGAGTATGGCCAAGGGCTCGGTCGAGAACGTCCTTACCGTGCTGCGGATGATGAACCTGGAGCCGGACTGCTACGACCTGCATGTGAACTTCCCGGGCGGCACACCGATCGACGGCCCGTCAGCGGGCGTCGCAATGGCTGTAGCCATCGTCTCAGCCATCCGCCAGCTGCCGGTAGACAATACCGTTGCCATCACCGGTGAGATCGGCATTCACGGCCGTGTGAAGCCGGTCGGCGGCGTCATCGCCAAGGTCGAGGCTGCCTTCCAGGCCGGCGCAACTACTGTCTTTATCCCTAAAGACAACTGGCAGTCCCTATTCGCCGATGTTGCCCCGCTCCAGGTCATCCCCGTCGACACTGTCGACGAGGTGTTCCGCCATCTATTCGGCGCCGGCACCGCCGACGTCCGCCTACCGGCTGTGTCGGGCGAGACGTTCTCCTCGGCTTCGCTGCTCAAGGCGGATGCTGCCGGGGAGAGTGCACAGGCGTAG